Genomic segment of Gloeocapsa sp. PCC 7428:
AAATTTAGCTAAGAAATATAATACTTCTGTTTCTATATTCTTATTAGCTTGTTGGCAAGTGTTGCTCATGCGCTTGACTGGAAAATCGGAAATAGTTATCGGTACGGCTACTAATGGTCGTAATTACGAAGAATTAGCAACAGCATTAGGATTATTTGCTAAATATTTACCGTTACACACTCATTTAAAATTAATTAGTTCTTTTAGTGAAGTTCTACAACAAATTCAAGAATGCTTCCAAGAAATTTCTGAATGGCAGGATAGTTTTAATTGGGAGCAAATTAAACAAACTAATAAGGATATAACAGAATCATGTTTACCATTTTGTTTCGATTTTGAATCGCAAAATGATAAATATATTGCTTCTCCTGCTAATATTTGCTTTTCAATTTATAAACAGTACACCTGTATTGATAGATTTAAAATTAAATGTTCTTGCCTAGAAGGCAACGATTATTTGAATGTAGAATTTCATTACGATGCTAATTTATTTAGCGTAGAAAACATCAATCGCTTGGCAGGCGAATTTGAGACTTTATTGCACAGTGTCTTAAAAAATCCGTTATCTGCAATTAGTGCGTTAGAGATATTACCGCCAAACGAGCTACATCAACTGCTAGTTGATTTTAATACGACTCAAGCTGAGTATCCCAAAAATAAGTGCATTCATCAATTATTTGAAGAGCAGGTAGAAAAAACCCCAGACGCAGTAGCGGTATTGTTTGAACAGGAAAAACTCACGTATAGTCAACTCAATACTCGTGCTAATCAACTAGCTCATTACTTACAGCAATTAGGAGTTAAGCTAGAAGTACCTGTGGGGATTTGTGTAGAACGCTCCTTAGAAATGGTTATTGGTTTATTAGGTATCCTTAAAGCAGGTGGAGCATATCTACCAATTGAGCCAACTTATCCCTTAGAACGTCAAGCATTTATCTTAAAAGATGCTCAAACACCCATACTACTAACTCAACAACATCTAGCAGCAAACCTACCAATTTCTGCAACTCAAGTCATTTGCTTAGATACTGATTGGCAAATCATTAACCAGCAGCCACCAAATAACCCAGTCAGTGATATTACAACTCTAAATCTGGCTTACATTATCTACACTTCCGGTTCGACTGGTAAACCCAAAGGGACATTAATTCACCACCAAGGCTTAGTTAATTACCTCAGTTGGTGTAGCCAAGCGTACGGTGTTGAGCAAGGTACAGGAACAATAGTTCACTCTCCTTTAGGATTTGACCTAACGATTACCAGCCTTTTTTCGCCTTTATTGGTGGGAAATCAGGTAGAAATTCTTTCACCAGACCAAGGTATTGAAACTCTGGCTAATGCTTTACGCGATCGCTCTAACTTAAGCTTGGTAAAAATTACACCGGCTCATTTGAAGTTACTCTGTCAGATTTTATCACCGCAAGAAGCCGCAGGTCGCACCAGAGCCTTCATCATTGGTGGTGAGAATTTGTTGGCTGAAGATATTGCTTTTTGGCGCGAGTTTGCACCAGAGACAATGTTGGTAAATGAATACGGACCAACAGAAACAGTTGTCGGTTGTTGTATTTACAAAGTACCAACAAAAGAACATTCGACTTCAGTCGCTATTGGTGAGCCTATTGCTAACACTCAGTTATATATTCTTGACCAACACTGTCAACCAGTACCGATTGGTGTAGTGGGTGAGTTACACATTGGAGGCTTAGGATTAGCTAGAGGTTATCTCAATCAGCCACAATTGACTGCACAAAAGTTCATTCCCAACCCATTTTCTCAAACACCAGGAGAGAGGCTGTATAAAACAGGTGATTTGGCGCGTTACCGAATAGATGGGGTTCTGGAATATCTAGGACGCATTGATGACCAGGTAAAAATTCGTGGTTTCCGCATTGAATTAGCAGAGATTCAGTCTGTTATTTTAGAGCATTCAGGGGTAAAGGAAGCCGTCGTCATAGCACGAGAGGATATTCCAGGTAACAAACATTTAGCTGCATACATTGTTTGGAATGCAGAATCAGCCAGTTCTATCGACGCTATCCAAAGCTTTTTGCAAGAAAAGCTGCCTGATTATATGGTTCCCTCGGTTTTTGTGCCATTGAAGGAATTGCCTTTGACAAATAACGGTAAAGTAGATGCAAAAGCATTGCCAGCACCCGAACAAGTTAGAGCCGAGTCGGGTACTTTTGTACCACCTACTACACCGACTGAAAAATTGTTAGCAGACATTTGGACTCAGATTTTGCGTGTGGAACGCTTAGGTATCCACGACAACTTTTTTGAGTTGGGCGGAGATTCGATCTTGAGTATCCAAATTATTGCTAAAGCTAATCAAGCAGGTTTGCAACTAATTCCTAAGCAGATGTTTGATAATCAAACAATTGCAAAATTAGCAGCCGTGGCGGGTACGGTTCGCACTATCCAAGCGGAGCAGGGATTAGTCAAAGGGGATGTATTTCTCACCCCGATTCAACATTGGTTTTTTGAGCAAAATCAGCCTGAGCCACATCACTACAATCAGGCAATTTTGCTGGAAATGCGACAAAATCTCGACAGGGAGATTTTACAGCAGGTCATGCAGCAGTTAATCTTGCATCATGATGCACTTCGCTTACATTTTGTCAAGGAATCGGGATGGAAGCAAGCGATCGCGACTCGCACAGATATTGAACCAGCGATCTGCTACGATTTTTCTGCATTGTCACAGCAAGAACAACAAAATGCGATCGCCTCCGCAGCTACAAAATTACAGGCTAGTTTTAATCTCTCTCAGAGTCCCTTAGTACAAGAGGCGATTTTTGAGTGTGGTACAAATCAGCCCAGCTACTTACTACTAATCATTCACCATTTAGCTGTTGACGGTGTTTCTTGGCGCATTCTCTTAGAAGACTTCCAAACTATTTACGCCCAAATACAAGCGGGTGAGGCAATTAAATTACCAGCTAAAACAACTTCATTCCAGCAGTGGGCGCAAAAGTTGAAAAACTACGCACAATCAGTCGAACTGCAAAAAGAACTAGACTACTGGTGTTCAGAATCCCGCCGTCAGGTTGCTCCCATCCCAGTAGATTTTCCTGGAGGCGAGAACACACAGGCTTCGGCTCGTACGATATCTGTGTCCTTGAGTGTCGCAGATACGCAAGCTTTGTTGCAAAAAGTACCAGCTGCTTATCAAACCCAAATTAACGATGTATTACTAACCGCATTGGTACAAACTTTTGCTGAGTGGACGGGAGAGCCAACACTGCTGTTGGATTTAGAAGGACATGGGCGGGAAGAAATATTTGATGATGTGGATTTGTCAAGGACTGTGGGCTGGTTTACGACCATTTTCCCAGTATTATTAAATTTGCCAGCAACTTCTGAC
This window contains:
- a CDS encoding non-ribosomal peptide synthetase, encoding MMQSKIIEGVRISPLQKHLWLLQPTDKQTPFRAQVAALIEGKLDRDNLKLALKNVVNKHEILRTKFKCLPGLEIPVQVINNDDIIWEDEYDLTGWETQQQKAKIDVIFQDMLQLPLDYEKGQNLRITFITLSSLKHILLLSLPALCADSRTLNNLVREISISYAVCFQSQELSDEILQYADIAEWQNELLESEDTEIGREYWRKQDIAHLLNLRLPLENQSQANQEFKPQVVSLQINYDLNQEIKNLAKKYNTSVSIFLLACWQVLLMRLTGKSEIVIGTATNGRNYEELATALGLFAKYLPLHTHLKLISSFSEVLQQIQECFQEISEWQDSFNWEQIKQTNKDITESCLPFCFDFESQNDKYIASPANICFSIYKQYTCIDRFKIKCSCLEGNDYLNVEFHYDANLFSVENINRLAGEFETLLHSVLKNPLSAISALEILPPNELHQLLVDFNTTQAEYPKNKCIHQLFEEQVEKTPDAVAVLFEQEKLTYSQLNTRANQLAHYLQQLGVKLEVPVGICVERSLEMVIGLLGILKAGGAYLPIEPTYPLERQAFILKDAQTPILLTQQHLAANLPISATQVICLDTDWQIINQQPPNNPVSDITTLNLAYIIYTSGSTGKPKGTLIHHQGLVNYLSWCSQAYGVEQGTGTIVHSPLGFDLTITSLFSPLLVGNQVEILSPDQGIETLANALRDRSNLSLVKITPAHLKLLCQILSPQEAAGRTRAFIIGGENLLAEDIAFWREFAPETMLVNEYGPTETVVGCCIYKVPTKEHSTSVAIGEPIANTQLYILDQHCQPVPIGVVGELHIGGLGLARGYLNQPQLTAQKFIPNPFSQTPGERLYKTGDLARYRIDGVLEYLGRIDDQVKIRGFRIELAEIQSVILEHSGVKEAVVIAREDIPGNKHLAAYIVWNAESASSIDAIQSFLQEKLPDYMVPSVFVPLKELPLTNNGKVDAKALPAPEQVRAESGTFVPPTTPTEKLLADIWTQILRVERLGIHDNFFELGGDSILSIQIIAKANQAGLQLIPKQMFDNQTIAKLAAVAGTVRTIQAEQGLVKGDVFLTPIQHWFFEQNQPEPHHYNQAILLEMRQNLDREILQQVMQQLILHHDALRLHFVKESGWKQAIATRTDIEPAICYDFSALSQQEQQNAIASAATKLQASFNLSQSPLVQEAIFECGTNQPSYLLLIIHHLAVDGVSWRILLEDFQTIYAQIQAGEAIKLPAKTTSFQQWAQKLKNYAQSVELQKELDYWCSESRRQVAPIPVDFPGGENTQASARTISVSLSVADTQALLQKVPAAYQTQINDVLLTALVQTFAEWTGEPTLLLDLEGHGREEIFDDVDLSRTVGWFTTIFPVLLNLPATSDLATTIKTIKKQLREIPNRGIGYGVLRYLSSDESIAEKLQIPQAEVLFNYLGQSDQVLSESSPFSLADADIGAARSPKGSRCHLLDINAIVVAEQLQISWTYSNAIHRQGTVENLAQNFIKALRSATLGGTPSLHQEISENDSLPADLSDFQWSDTDLENIIAAIGDV